One Benincasa hispida cultivar B227 chromosome 5, ASM972705v1, whole genome shotgun sequence genomic window carries:
- the LOC120078706 gene encoding dual-specificity RNA methyltransferase RlmN — MAAFRSAFDAGEMRTEFEKAGVKTTFIPFIWKHLLHDPNNLFNHNLASEFEWEQAVPSLPSAAYCLLRSKFKPLTSTVHSVVDSSDQVTTKLLIKLQSGAFVEAVIMRYDTRLGKYGGKPRPGGPRSTLCISSQVGCKMGCRFCATGTMGYKSNLTSGEIVEQLVHASHLSQIRNIVFMGMGEPLNNYSALVEAVRAMIGSPFLLSPKRITISTVGIIHAINKLHGDLPGLNLAVSLHAPVQDIRCQIMPAARAFPLQKLMDALQEYQKKSQQKILIEYIMLDGVNDQEQHAHQLGKLLETFQVVVNLIPFNPIGSSSQFRTSDDEKVSVFQKVLRGTYNIRTTVRKQMGQDISGACGQLVVSMPNRSSGKQTSVLPDIEDLHL; from the exons ATGGCGGCGTTTCGGTCTGCATTCGATGCCGGAGAGATGAGAACCGAGTTCGAGAAGGCCGGGGTCAAAACCACCTTCATCCCCTTCATTTGGAAGCATTTGCTTCACGATCCAAACAACCTATTCAACCATAATCTGGCATCCGAATTCGAGTGGGAGCAAGCCGTGCCTTCGCTGCCGTCGGCGGCCTACTGCTTGCTCCGGTCAAAGTTCAAGCCTCTTACTTCCACCGTCCATTCCGTCGTCGATTCCTCCGATCAGGTCACCACCAAACTCCTTATCAAGCTTCAG AGTGGAGCTTTTGTCGAGGCTGTCATCATGAGGTATGATACTCGTCTGGGAAAATATGGCGGAAAACCTCGTCCAGGTGGTCCGCGGTCTACTCTCTGTATTTCTTCACAg GTTGGCTGCAAAATGGGATGCAGATTCTGTGCAACCGGAACGATGGGATATAAAAGCAATCTGACTTCAGGGGAGATAGTGGAGCAGTTGGTCCATGCCTCCCATTTGTCCCAAATACGCAATATTGTTTTCATG GGAATGGGAGAACCGTTGAATAACTATTCTGCTTTAGTGGAAGCTGTCCGTGCCATGATAGGCTCACCATTCTTATTATCACCCAAGAGAATTACTATCTCAACT GTTGGGATTATTCATGCTATAAACAAACTGCATGGTGATCTACCAGGATTGAACTTGGCCGTTTCCTTGCATGCACCTGTGCAAGATATTCGTTGTCAGATAATGCCTGCAGCTCGGGCTTTTCCTTTACAAAAACTTATGGATGCACTTCAAGAGTATCAAAAAAAGAg TCAGCAAAAAATATTAATCGAGTACATAATGCTTGACGGAGTGAATGATCAGGAGCAACATGCCCACCAACTCGGAAAATTGTTAGAGACATTCCAAGTG GTTGTGAACTTAATACCATTCAATCCAATTGGTAGTTCAAGCCAATTCAGAACCAGTGATGATGAGAAAGTTTCGGTATTCCAGAAAGTTCTTCGTGGTACCTATAATATACGCACAACAGTTCGTAAGCAGATGGGTCAAGATATCAGTGGTGCATGTGGTCAACTGGTGGTCAGCATGCCTAATAGAAGCTCTGGTAAACAAACTAGTGTTCTACCTGATATTGAAGATCTTCACCTCTGA
- the LOC120077465 gene encoding DNA polymerase kappa, producing MEKKETAGDPDRPWQSYHTVYTNAKAGMEGVDKERVQRIIYEMSKGSKYFENEERKEAIIREKIENMRARCVQLTATDLSQYQKVADKRILELESTRDLSRIWLHVDMDAFYAAVETLSNPLLKGKPMAVGGMSMLSTANYEARKYGVRAAMPGFIARKLCPELILVPTDFKKYNSYSDLTRKVFHRYDPNFLAASLDEAYLDITEVCKERGLTSEEIAKDLRTSIYEETGLTCSAGVAANRLLAKVCSDINKPNGQFILPNDRRAIITFISSLPIRKIGGIGKVTEHILKDALGINTCEEMLQKGGHLCALFSQSSADFFLSVGLGLGSTDTPQFRLRKSISNERTFAATTDERLIFQKLADLAEMLSMDMEKEGLTGRTLTLKLKTASFEVRTRAVTLQKYICSSSDILQHASRLLKAELPISLRLIGLRISQLNEDGAIAGTDPNQTSITRFITSGDATRKSMGDCCSLNPDADNRGFMDDTEIDVCINGTDSETHHQDSRDQRIDNNFSNMDESNCTSSNDAEKSEKHKNLLSNVGTDQANIFNAMGSTSDSSDALIPQISSTTYASSRNLEGNPNNNVDTESQVELRSPDNNGQIWWIDDYKCTICGAEVPVSFVDERQEHLDFHIAEKLQEEESGIRSRTLTPRKRTAGKNLLPSQSKHKKQKSTPKKEVKHIPIDLFFVKSNLKS from the exons atggaaaagaaggAAACTGCCGGCGATCCCGATCGTCCATGGCAGTCTTACCACACTGTCTACACCAATGCAAAAGCCG GTATGGAAGGAGTTGACAAGGAGAGAGTACAAAGAATTATCTATGAAATGAGTAAAGggtcaaaatattttgaaaatgaggaGCGGAAAGAGGCCATCATTAGAGAAAAGATTGAGAATATGCGAGCTAGGTGTGTACAGCTTACTGCAACGGATCTTTCTCAGTATCAAAAG GTTGCAGATAAAAGAATTTTGGAGCTGGAAAGTACACGTGATCTGTCAAGGATATGGTTGCATGTAGATATGGATGCTTTCTATGCTGCTGTCGAAACTTTAAGCAATCCTTTATTAAAGGGCAAGCCGATGGCTGTTGGTGGGATGTCTATGCTTTCCACTGCTAACTATGAG GCTCGAAAGTATGGTGTTCGTGCTGCTATGCCTGGTTTTATTGCACGTAAATTATGTCCAGAGTTAATTCTTGTTCCCACTGACTTCAAAAAATATAATTCTTACAGTGATTTAACTAGAAAAG TATTTCATAGGTATGATCCCAACTTCTTGGCTGCTAGTCTGGATGAAGCATACCTCGATATAACTGAAGTATGCAAAGAAAGAGGCCTTACAAGTGAAGAA ATTGCTAAGGATCTCAGAACCAGTATTTATGAAGAGACTGGTCTTACGTGTAGTGCTGGGGTTGCTGCCAACCGACTACTTGCCAAG GTTTGCTCTGATATTAATAAACCAAATGGACAGTTCATTTTACCAAATGACCGAAGAGCTATCATTACATTCATATCATCGCTACCCATAAGAAAG ATTGGTGGGATCGGAAAGGTCACTGAACATATCTTAAAGGATGCTCTGGGGATTAATACATGCGAGGAGATGCTACAAAAGGGTGGTCACCTCTGTGCGCTGTTTTCTCAATCCTCAGCAG ATTTTTTCTTGTCGGTTGGGCTTGGCCTTGGGAGCACCGATACTCCACAGTTTAGATTGCGAAAGAGCATCAGCAACGAAAGAACTTTTGCTGCCACCACTGATGAAAGATTAATTTTTCAGAAACTTG CTGACCTTGCGGAGATGCTGTCAATGGACATGGAAAAAGAAGGTCTAACTGGGCGGACACTGACTCTTAAACTAAAAACTGCATCATTTGAG GTTAGAACCAGAGCTGTAACTTTGCAAAAATACATTTGCTCCAGCAGTGACATCTTGCAACATGCATCAAGGCTCCTAAAGGCTGAACTGCCCATTTCTCTAAGACTAATCG GGCTGCGGATATCTCAATTAAATGAAGATGGAGCCATTGCTGGGACTGATCCGAACCAAACATCTATTACTAGATTTATTACATCAGGAGATGCTACTAGAAAAAGTATGGGTGATTGTTGCTCCTTGAATCCTGATGCTGACAATCGTGGTTTCATGGATGACACTGAAATTGATGTATGCATCAATGGTACTGATTCTGAAACACACCATCAAGATAGTAGAGATCAAAGAATCGACAACAATTTCTCAAATATGGATGAGAGCAACTGTACGTCCAGCAATGACGCTGAGAAGTCAGAGAAACATAAAAACCTTTTGAGCAACGTCGGCACTGATCAG GCAAACATCTTTAATGCAATGGGAAGCACCTCAGATTCCTCGGATGCCTTAATCCCTCAAATCTCGAGCACAACATATGCTTCATCAAGAAACCTTGAAGGcaatcccaataataatgtagATACTGAAAGTCAGGTCGAGTTAAGATCACCAGATAATAATGGACAGATTTGGTGGATAGACGACTACAAATGTACAATCTGCGGTGCTGAAGTACCAGTAAGTTTCGTTGATGAAAGACAAGAGCACTTAGATTTCCACATTGCGGAAAAACTTCAGGAAGAAGAATCTGGCATTCGTTCAAGAACCCTTACGCCAAGGAAAAG GACTGCTGGCAAGAACCTTCTGCCAAGTCAAAGCAAGCACAAAAAGCAAAAGTCAACTCCAAAGAAAGAGGTCAAACATATTCCAATTGACTTATTCTTTGTGAAGAGTAATCTGAAGTCGTAA